The Thermoanaerobaculia bacterium nucleotide sequence CGCGGAGGATCCGAGAACCGCGGGCCGCGATTTCCGTAATACCGGGTGGGGAGGCGAGCCATGGCGCTTCGACGGTCGCGGACCGACAAGATGATCGCGGGAGTCTGCGGCGGAATCGCGAAATCCGCGGGCTGGGACCCGACGGCGGTTCGAGTCGGCTACGTTCTGCTCTCGATCCTTTCGGTGGGGTTTCCCGGGATCCTGGCGTACGTCATTTTGTGGGCGGTCATGCCGAAGGAGCCGTTGGGTTCTCTCTGACGCCGTCCGGCCGAGATCCCGTCACGACCGTTCCTGACGATCGGGGTGACTATCCTGTTTTTCTCAGGACCTCCGCGGATTCGTCGTCCACGAACAGCCTCAGCATGTCGAAGCTCGTCACGATCCCGGCGATCGATTCCCCCTCGCGAACGATCACGCGGTGGATGTGGTCCTGGAGCATCAGGCGCGCGATGTGCGACACCGGCATGTCGCGTCCGACCGAGATCACGATCGGCGTCATGATGTCGCCGACCGTCAGCGCTTCCTCTTCGACCCGCAGTCCGCGGATCGTGTCGATCGAGAAGCGGTTTTCGAACGCGCGCCGGTAATAGGCGGAAGGCTCGCCGTCGTCCTTCCGACCGGCCCGGTCGACGCTCACGACGTCGGTCTCCGACACGACGCCGACCGGCCGGCCATGTGCGTCGACGACGGGCGCTCCGGAGATCTCGTGCTCCGTGAGGAACAGCGCGAGATCCCGGACGAGCATGTCCTGCCCGACGGTGAGGACGTCGGGATTCATGATGTCCTCGGCGAGCCAGGGTGTCATGCGGGTTTCTCCTCCGGTCCATCTTGTGCCGGCACCGGCCGCGCGGCTTGATGCAATCGCACCACGGCTCGGCGCGGTCGGCGCGGCGAGCCGGAAGACTTCGACTCCGCCGCCTCCTGCGGCAAGGGAGGCGGCCGTCTGATGCAGACGCTTCATGACGCGGGACCGCCGCGCCGCCACCATGGTTCCGGGAGGCTCCGATGATCGAGGTCAGCTTTCCGGGAGGTCTGGCGGTAGAGGGACGGGTCGACGGTTTCGTCGTGCCGACCGATCAGCCGGCGTCTTCCGGAGGCGGGGGAACCGCTCCCTCGCCGTTCGATCTCTTTCTCGTCTCGATCGCGGCGTGCGCCGGCTACTACGCGCTCCGGTTCTGCCAGGAGCGGGGTCTTTCGACCCGAGGGCTGCGCGCGGCGCTGGAGACCGAGCGGGACGACGCGCACAACAAGGTCGCGAGGGTCCGAATCGCGATCGACCTGCCGGAAGGTTTTCCGGAGAAATACCGCGCGGCCCTGCTTCGCTCCGTCAACCAGTGCAGCGTGAAGCGCCACCTCGAAGAGCCTCCCCTCTTCGAGATTTCGAGCCGGACGGCGGCCGGTCCGACCGCGGCGGAGCACGAGCTGACGCTGTCGGCCGTCTGAAACCGGCCCCCTCTCCGGGAAATTTCGCCGCGCCCCCTCCTGTTGGGAGAAGATCCCGGAAGGAGGACGCATGAGAACCGCCGCCATCCTCGTTGGTCTCCTGCTCGCCGCGTCCGCGGCCCGCGCGGGAGAGATCTACGGAACGCTGAGCGAACAGGGCAAGCCCGCCGGCGCCGGAGCGACGCTGCGCCTGGCCTGCGGCGATGCCGCGGCCGAGACGAAGACGGACGCGTACGGCTCGTACTCGCTGAAGGTGAACGCGACGGGGAAATGCGTCCTGTCGGTTTCCTCGGCCGCCGGAAGTCCGTCCATGCCGGTCACGGTCTACGAGAAATCCGCCCGTTACGACCTCGTCCTGGAGCGCTCCGGCGGCAAGGCCACGCTGTCCCGGAAATAGCCGTGCCCGAACCTCGCGTCCGCGACCCGTGGGACAAGGCGGAGATCGTCCTGAAGCCCCTCGGCGGGCTGCTGACCGCCCTCGCGGTCGCGATCGTCGGATTCTGGACGTCGAGCTACCTTCGGGACAGGGAATCCAAGGAGGCGGCGCTCCGCGAGCGGATGCAGACGATCGACACGAACGCCCGCCTCTATTCGGAACTCATCAGCAAGCGGGAAGAGTCCGAGAGCGCGCTCCGCAAGGACATGTTCAAGTCGATCATCGATTCTTTCCTGCGGACCGGTTCGTCGAGCCTCGAAGACCAGGTGCTGAATCTCGAGCTCCTCGTCTACAACTTCCACGAGTCGCTGAATCTCAAACCTCTCTTTCTCCACGTGCAGCGCGAGGTGATGGAGACCGGGGATCGGGGCGACTGGATGGCCCGGCTCAACCGCGTCGCCGGAGAGATCACGAAGAAGCAGATGCTCGTCCTCGAAGAGGGCGGCCAGAGATTCGACGCGACGCTCGACACGCGGAAGCTCGAGTTCGCCGGGCCGGGAGACACGACGGCCGGGTTCGTGGCGCAGGACCTCGCCGCCGAAGGGATCCGCCGGAATTTCCGCCTCGAAGCGCTGACGGCGGACCCGAAGACGCAGGAGGTGGACCTGCGGCTGACGATCCGGACTCCCGGAGCGGGGGACGGGATCGAGACGACGGCCACCGAGTTCTGGGTCGGATATTTCGATTTTCCGATGATCGACAACACCCGCCTTTCGCGGGACCAGCGGTGCGCCGTCGTTCTCAACAACTTCGACGCGAAGCAGGGGACGGCCGACCTGACGCTCGTGTATTTCCCGGGGAAGTACGCCGGCCTTCGGGAGAAGCCGTATTACGACGAAGTCGTCGCCCGCCTGCTGGCGGCCAACCGACCGCCGTCGGCGGCTCCCGCTCCCGCGAAGTGAACGCGGCCTGAGCCCCGGTCTCTTCAAGAAACTCCGACGAGACGTCGGCGGCTGAGGTGAAGCGCGTCCGGAGCCCCGATCCCGAAGGAGCTGAATTTCCGGGGATCGATCTTCGCGTGACCCTACAACGTGGGCCGGCATGGCCGCCCGATCGTCCGGATGCGCCGTTCGATCGATTCCGGGCACC carries:
- a CDS encoding CBS domain-containing protein, whose translation is MTPWLAEDIMNPDVLTVGQDMLVRDLALFLTEHEISGAPVVDAHGRPVGVVSETDVVSVDRAGRKDDGEPSAYYRRAFENRFSIDTIRGLRVEEEALTVGDIMTPIVISVGRDMPVSHIARLMLQDHIHRVIVREGESIAGIVTSFDMLRLFVDDESAEVLRKTG
- a CDS encoding OsmC family protein, whose product is MIEVSFPGGLAVEGRVDGFVVPTDQPASSGGGGTAPSPFDLFLVSIAACAGYYALRFCQERGLSTRGLRAALETERDDAHNKVARVRIAIDLPEGFPEKYRAALLRSVNQCSVKRHLEEPPLFEISSRTAAGPTAAEHELTLSAV
- a CDS encoding PspC domain-containing protein, which gives rise to MALRRSRTDKMIAGVCGGIAKSAGWDPTAVRVGYVLLSILSVGFPGILAYVILWAVMPKEPLGSL